The genomic DNA CCTCCGACATGAAGTGACCGCGCTCGTTCTGTTCCACATATGCGTAGCCGCGACGCACCGCATCGAGCGCCGCACTCATGTCACGCGGGGCACCCGTACGTACGTCCCAGTAATTGAAGTTGTAGGGCGTCTTCACGAAGATCGTCGGTACTCCGGCCGTGGCGTTCTTCGGGCGGTAGATGTCCGTCATGAGCCGGACACCATCGCGCATCGGCATCATGAACCTGCGTTCGATCACGGCAATGGAGTCCAGCGCACGCTCCACCTGCCAGCGCCGCGCGATCAGCTCGGCGTTGTTGCCACGCTGCTGGCCATGCAGCGGCGTCGCAAGGCCGGGTACGGCCGCCAGGGCGGCGGCAAGGATCAGAACTCGTGCATGACGGCGCATGGAGAGGCTCCTGTCGGGCGGGTGTGGCGCGGGTGGACGGCTCGAAATGCTGTCCAAACGTAGGCGCCGGAAGCACGGATGAAGTCAGGTAATCACCGTCACGGCCGTGGGGGAGCGGCTGACATTCCGCCTTGTGAGCGACCGGGAGGGGTGTGAGATTGCGGCCATGAAGGCCGGCGCTCTCGCGAAGTACATATCGAATCTGGGGTACGGCAGCCGCCGTGAGGTCATGGCAATGATCGCCCGCGGACGTGTGACGAACGCTGCCGGCGACGTGCTCCGGCATGACGATCCGATCGATCACGACGACGTGAGGGTGGATGGCGAGCCGCTCGATCCTCCGGCCGGCGCACTGCTGATGCTGCACAAGCCGGTCGGATGCGTGTGCTCGACGAAGGACGTGAACGCCGTCGTCTACGACCTGCTGCCACACAGGTTCCTGCACCGTTCCCCCGTCATTGCACCCGTCGGACGCCTGGATGCGGACACGTCGGGACTGCTGCTCATGACGGATGATGGATCGCTCAACCATCTCATCACGTCACCGCGCTCCCATCTGCCCCGCGTCTACGATGTCTCGCTGGCGGATCCGCTGCGCGGCGATGAGGCCGCGATCTTCGCGAGCGGCACACTGCTGCTGAAAGGCGAGGAGACGCCGCTGCGGCCGGCGGAAATGGACGTGGTCAGTGAGCGGAACGCGCGCGTGACGCTTCACGAGGGGCGCTATCATCAGGTGCGCCGCATGTTCGCCGCCGTCGGCAACCGCGTCGTGGCACTGCACCGCAGCCGCCTGGGGCCGCAGGACCTGGGTGATCTGCCCGCAGGTGAGTGGCGCATGCTCGGACCCGGGGAGGTCGATGCGATCCGCACGGAGATCGCTGCGCTGCGCACGCGTTCCGCGCAGGAACGATCGGCGACTGCAGAACGGTCTGCGACGGCAGAACGGTCGGCGGCGGCGGAACGATCCGCGACGTCGGAACGGTCAGCGACTGCAGAACGATCGGCGACTTCAAAACGGTCGGCGACGTGACGCGTTCCCGGAAGTCTGCGCCACGCACGGCGACGGAGCAGTCGACTGATCGGTTTCGCTGCGACGACGACGACTATCATCGCTGGCGCACCGGCGAAGTCGGTTCCGGAGCGCACGCGATCACCGTCTCGTCCAAGCCCGGTGTTCCCGGCTTCGGCGAGGCGGATCCTGCGACCGGCCTGCTTCTGGACCATGTCGAGATCGGGGCCGGCGAATCCGTGTGTGACCTGCACTGCGGCCCCGGCGCCGTAGGAGTGGCGTCGGCGCTGCGCACGTCGGGCGCGGTTTCGATGTGCGACGTCAACCTCCTCTCAGTCGCGGCCGCGCGTCGCACCGTAGAGGCCAGCGGTGCCAGCGCATCGGTAACGTTCGGGCGCGCCGCGGACGCGCTCGGCGCGGAACGCGTGGATGTCGCCGTCGTACGCCTGGCGAAGGGACGGATCCCGACGCTGCGGTTGATGTGGGACGCGTATCACGCGCTGCGGCCAGGCGGCCGGTGCTACCTGGCCGGCGCCAATGATGAGGGGGTCAGGACTGCGCTGCGTCAGCTGGAGCAGCTCTTCGGCGACGCCGCCGTACTCGGCTACCGTGGCGGTAACCGGGTGGGAATGGCGATACGGCCGGACGCGGCGCCGGAGCGGACTGGCGATTTCGACGTGCCCTGGCTCGACCCTGGGACTTTCCATGAGCTCCGCGTGGAGGCATGCGGGGTCGAGATCGACGTCCGTTCGCGCCCCGGCGTATTCTCATGGGACCGACTCGACGACGGCACGCGGGCATTGCTCGACGTCCTGAACGTGCAGGATGCCGGCGCCATCCTGGATCTCGGCTGCGGCTTCGGCATCGTCGGCGCGGTCGCAGCGCGGCTCGCACCCGCTGCCCGGGTCACCCTGACGGACGTCAGCATGGATGCCATCGAGTCGAGTCGCCGCACCATCGCGGAGAACGGCCTCGCGGGTCGTTGTGAGGTCATTGCATCGGACATCGCCGCTGTCATTCCCGATCGCAGCGTCGACCTGGTGCTCACCAATCCGCCGTTCCACACCGGCAAGGCAACCGACCTGCTCGTCGCCGCGCAGTTCGTCCGCGATGCGGCGCGCGTGCTGAAGCCCGGCGGCCGACTCATGCTGGTCGCCAACCGTACCCTGCCGTACGAGCTATGGCTGCGCGCATGCTTCGGCTCGTACCATGCGGCGTTCGACGGCCGCCGGTTCAAGGTGCTGTCTGCCGTGCGACCGGGCTGAGCGGACAATGCTCATGTGGTTACCCGTGGAGGCGTGATGAGCAGGATCGTCGGCAGCACGGCGCTGATCACGGGCGGCGCGTCCGGCATCGGCTACCTGATGGGCGAGCGGCTGCTGACGGAGGGCGCGGCCCGTATCGTCATCTGGGACATCGATGCTTCCGCACTGGAGCGCGTGACGACAGAGCTTACTGCGCGGGGCTGCCACGTGGACGGATACTGCGTCGATGTCACCGACAGTACGCAGGTGCAGCATGCCCTCCACACGATGCAGGTCCGGGACGTCCACGTCGATCTGCTGATCAATAACGCCGGCATCATTGTCGGCCGGGATTTCATCGCGCACGATCACGATGACATTGACAGGACGATGGCGATCAATGCTCTCGCCCCGATGCATCTCACGCGTGCCATCCTGCCCGTCATGCTGAAGCGGAGGCGCGGCCACATCGTGAACATCGCGTCGGCCGCAGGCATGGTGGCGAATCCCGGCATGTCCGTCTACTGCGCGAGCAAGTGGGCCGTGACCGGGTGGTCGGAGTCGCTGCGCATCGAGCTGGAACGGTCGAAAAGCGGTGTGCGGGTCACGACCGTCATGCCGTATTACATCGACACGGGAATGTTCGCCGGCGTGCGCTCGCGGGTTCTCCCGCTGCTCAAGCCCGAACGCGCCGCGCGCGACATCGTGACGGCCATCAGAAAGGACCGCATCCTGATCCGGCTTCCCGGCCTGCTGAACGTCGTACCGTTGATGCGCGGCGCACTGCCCGCCCGCTGGTTCGATCGCATTGCGGGCGAGTGGCTGGGTGTGTATGACACGATGAGCTCGTTCACGGGCAGGCAGAAGTGAGCGACGGAGAACCCGGAACGCGGGTCGTACGTTCGCGGCTGCATGACCTCCACGACGCGCAGCGTGCTGCGTTCGCTCGCGGGGCTCCCGGTTACGGACAGCGGATGGATGCTCTGGCCGCACTGCGCGACGCCGTGCGTGCCCGCCAGGATGAGCTCGTGCGGGCGGTATCGGCCGACTTCGGCGGACGGGCGCCGGAGGAGACGAAGATGCTGGAGCTGTTTCCGTTATACGACCAGATCCGGCATGCGCGACGGCACCTGAAAGGCTGGATGCGACGGCGCCGGGTCCGGACGAGCTGGGTGCTGTGGCCGAGCAGGGCATTCTACCAGTATCAGCCGCTGGGCGTCGTCGGAGTGATCGGCGCCTGGAACTATCAGCTGCTCCTCACGCTCGGTCCCGTGGTCGACGCGATTGGCGCCGGCAACCACGTGATGCTGAAACCGTCGGAGATCACGCCGCGGTCCGCGGACGTGATCGCCCGGATCGTCGCCGACGCATTCGCGACGGAGTACGTCGCCTGCGTCACGGGCGGCCCCGAAGTGGGCAGCGGGTTTTCGCAGCTGCCGTTCGATCATCTGTTCTTCACAGGCTCCACACGCGTGGGCACGCTCGTGATGAGTGCCGCGGCCGCGCACCTGACGCCCGTGACGCTGGAGCTCGGAGGCAAGTCTCCCGCGATCGTTCACGAGAGCTATCCGTTCGAGCGTGCGGTCCGGCGCATCATCAAGGGCAAGCTGCTCAACGCCGGACAGACGTGTGTCGCGCCGGATTACGTGCTGCTGCCGGCGCGCCGCAAGGCCGACTTCGAGACCGCAGCGCAGCGCGTAGTCGCCGAGCTGTATCCGCGCCTCGCGCAGAACCCGGACTACACGCGCATCGTCAGCCCCACTCGTTACGAGCGATTGCAGGCCCTGGCCGATGACGCGGCGTCGAAAGGCGCGCGCGTGGTCACGCTCGACACTGAGGCCGCCTCGAAAGGCGCCCGCGTGGTCACGCTCGGCGCTGAGGCCGCCTCGATCGGCGCGGGCGGCGATCCCATCGCCGCGCGGGACCGCGTGTTTCCCCCGACTCTCGTATTCGATACGACAGACGAAATGACGGTAATGCAGCAGGAGATCTTCGGGCCGATCCTGCCCGTGGTCACCTACAGCACGATCGCCGACGCGATCGCATACGTGAACGCGCGCCCGCGGCCGCTGGCCCTCTATTACTTCGACCATGACGAGAAGCGCGTCGATGCCATGCTCGCAGCGACGCTTTCGGGCGGCGTCACGATCAACGACTGCATCTACCATCTGGGTCAGCACAACCTGCCGTTCGGCGGCGTCGGGCCGAGCGGCATGGGCAGCTACCACGGCTTCGACGGGTTCCAGACGTTTTCGAAGAAGCGTGGCGTCATGGTGCAGAGCCGGCGCGCCGGTACATCGCTCCTGCGGCCCCCGTACGATGCCGGCCGGCGTCGCCTGGTGAACGCTCTGTTGAAGCTCGCGCGGCGCTCACGGTGAACAGCCTGCGCAGGGAGGCGCTGCGGTTACACTGAGAGGTTGTTGAAGCTCGGGCTTGGCGATTGCAGATCTGACCACCACATTGCCGTCAACCGATCGAGAGCGGGGACACCATTCGAATCGCGATCCTGACCAACGAGTACCCGCCGCACGTCTACGGCGGCGCAGGTGTGCATGTGGACTACCTGACGCGCGAGCTGGCCGCGCTCGACGGCGGCCGCCATCACGTGCAGGTCCTGAGCTTCGGCGCCCAGCGTGAGACCAGCCCGAGCCTGAGCGTTGAAGGTGTTCAGCCGCCGGTCGAACTGCCGGCACAGGACCCGCGCCATGCAAAGCTGTTCGCGACCCTGCTGCAGGACCTCGTGATGAGCGGCCGGCTGGCGGATATCGACATCGTCCACTGTCACACCTGGTACACGCACCTCGCCGGCTGCCTCGCGAAGCATCTGCACGGTGTGCCGCTCATTCTGACGACCCACTCGCTCGAGCCGCATCGGCCCTGGAAGGTCGAACAGCTCGGCACGGCCTACCACGTGTCCTCATGGATCGAGCGAACGGCCTACGAGAATGCCGATGGCGTCGTCGCGGTGTCTCAGTCCATGCTCCGTGACGTGCACGCACTGTACGGCGTCGCGCTCGACCGCGTCCGGGTGATCCACAACGGCATCGATCTCGACGAGTACCGTCCCACACCCAACCTGGCGACACTGCGCGAGTGCGGAATCGATCCCGACATACCGTTCGTCCTGTTCGTCGGCCGCATCACGCGGCAGAAGGGCATCATTCACCTCGTCAATGCCATCCGCCACATCCAGCCGGGTGTGCAGATCGTCCTGTGCGCGGGCGCACCCGACACACCGGAGATCTCGCGCGAGATGATCGATGCCGTGGAGCGCGCGCGCACACTGAGCTCGCACTCCATCATCTGGATCGATGAGATGCTGTCGAAGGACAAGATCATCCACCTCTACACGCATGCGGAGATCTTCGTCTGCCCGTCCGTCTACGAGCCGTTCGGGATCATCAACCTGGAAGCGATGGCGTGCGGTACGCCGGTCGTCGCATCGGCGGTGGGGGGGATACCGGAGGTCGTGGAGCACGGCGAGACGGGACTGCTCGTGGCGCCGGAAGCGATCAGTGCGACGGAGGTCGAGCCGCGACACCCGGAGCAGTTCGCGCGCGACCTCGCGACGGCGGTCAATGCCCTGCTCGATGATGCAGACCTGCGCGCGTCCATGGCGCGCAAGGCGCGCGCGCGTGTGGAGCAGCGCTTCAGCTGGCAGAGCATCGCGCGGCAGACACTCGAGTTCTACGAGCAGGTGTGCGACCAGCATGCGCAGGCGCGCACACCGGCGCACACGCGCAAGTACACCGACCTCTTCGATCCGCCGTCCTAGGCTGGCAGCCGGCGTCCGCCGGCGGCCCTCTGCCGGGCATGGTGCCGGCAGCGGGGCGGCCGGCGTTCAGAGTCCGGGCGTCGCGCGGCGACGTGAAGCGCGCCCCAACCGCCCTCATGCCGCGCCCGGGGCAATCCCGACGTCGCGCGGCGACGGGAAACGTGCCCCGACCGCCCTCGCGCCGCGCCCGGGTCACTCCCGCCGGCGCCCACAACCCGACTCTCCCTCTACCCCACCCGGCGGCAGTTCCGCCTACTGCGCCGGCGCAGCGCGTGCCGGCAGCGATCGCAGATATGCCCAGATGGCGTCCATCTCCGCCGGCTCCGCCTGCCCGATCACCTTCCATGGCATCGCATCGCTCAGCACCCGGCCATCAGGAGTGCGGCCGGTTGCGAACACCTCCTGGAAGTCGTCCCGCGACCAGCGCGCGAGATTGCCCGATGGCGTCAGGTCCGGTCCGGGCGGCGCGTCCGGCGCGAGCGCCGGTGCACCGCCCAGATCGAGCCCGTGACAGCCGGTGCACAGCCGCGTCAGGTAGTAACCGAGCGCGAGCGGATCGGACGCCCCCGGGCGGTCGAGGTGCCGTGCCTGTGGATCCGCGGCGATGAGGTCGGGCTGGAACGGCACCTTGCCGAGCGCCGCCATGGCCCGGCCGACCGGTCCGAAGCTGCGTGACGGCAGCTCCCGCTCGACCGCTGGCAGCGTGCGGACCCACGCCAGCACGTCGGCGACGTCCTGATCGCTCAGGTACGTGTATTCCGCCGAGGGCATGATGAAGAGCTTGCGGCCGTCGCGTCCGATGCCGTGGCGGACCGCCTGCTCGAAGTCCGCGTCGCTCAATGCGCCTTCCGGCGCGCCTGCGGTGAGGTTCGGTGCCGGCACGCGGGCGAAGGGCATGCCGTCCATGAGCACGGTCCCGCCGAGGTCGGGGCCGTGGCAATCGGTACAACCGTAAAGGGTGCCCAGTCGCTCTCCCTCTGCGGCGTTGCCGATGGCGCCGTTGAACGGATGGGGGTCCGTCGTGTGCCCGCCGCCCACCGCGGACGCGGACATCCCGTACACGCCGCCGAGCACGAGCAGGAAGAGAGCTGCGATTCCACCGAACGTCATGGCGAGCCGGCGCTGCCAGGTCTTCATGCGACCTCCAGGGATGCATAAGCACGCCGTTCCGGCGTGGGACTCGGGATCTCTGTACGGGAGATGGACCGGCGGAAACCGGTCCGGGCTCGAAGTTAATCACCTGCAATCCGGGAGTCACGAACTTTCTTTCCGCCGCGGCGGGGCCCCGCACTTGCCCGCACAAACCGACCTGGCGCACCTTCGGGTTCGGGAATGAGTCCTCACGGCAGGAGACCGATGCGCAAACATACATGGCAGAGCCTGGCCGCCATACTCGGCGCGACCGCGCTCATCATCGGCGCCTGGCAGTTCGATCTCCCCGGGCGCTGGCAGGGTGAGCCGGCAGTCGTCATCGACACGCCGCAGACGCCTCAGGCGCCTCCAGTCATTCGCTGGCTCCCCGAGCGCGTCGTCGAAGGCACGCTGTTCACCGTGATCGTGGAGGGCGGCGAGCCGCCGGCTCGCAGCGCGCAGGGCCAGTTCGCCGGAGAACCGCTCCATTTCCACATGCGTGAGGACGGCACGCTGGTGGCGCTCGCGGCCGCACCGCTCGATTCCCTCGGACCGCGCCAGCTCCGGGTCCGTGTCACGCACACAGATGGATCACGCTACGACGACAACGTGGTCGTGGCGATCGACTCCGGCGCCTACCGCATGGAGCAGCTGAGTGTTGCGCCTCAATTCGGTCGCCCGCCGTCCGCCGCGATTCAGCAGCGCATGGCCGACGAAGCCGCGCGCGCGCGCGCCGTGTCGACGCAGTCCCATGACACGCCGCGCATGTGGGAGCCCCCGTTCGTCCAGCCGCGCGAGAGCCGTATCACGAGCGGATTCGGAAACGGCAGGGTCTTCAACGGCCAGGTGCAGAGTCGCCACACGGGAACCGACTTCGCCGGCGCTGTCGGCGCACCCGTGCACGCTCCGGCGCGCGGCATCGTCGCGCTCGTCGATGACTTCCATCTCGGCGGCGGGGTCGTTTACATCGATCATGGCGCGGGCCTCGTTACCG from Longimicrobiales bacterium includes the following:
- a CDS encoding pseudouridine synthase gives rise to the protein MKAGALAKYISNLGYGSRREVMAMIARGRVTNAAGDVLRHDDPIDHDDVRVDGEPLDPPAGALLMLHKPVGCVCSTKDVNAVVYDLLPHRFLHRSPVIAPVGRLDADTSGLLLMTDDGSLNHLITSPRSHLPRVYDVSLADPLRGDEAAIFASGTLLLKGEETPLRPAEMDVVSERNARVTLHEGRYHQVRRMFAAVGNRVVALHRSRLGPQDLGDLPAGEWRMLGPGEVDAIRTEIAALRTRSAQERSATAERSATAERSAAAERSATSERSATAERSATSKRSAT
- a CDS encoding methyltransferase, with product MTRSRKSAPRTATEQSTDRFRCDDDDYHRWRTGEVGSGAHAITVSSKPGVPGFGEADPATGLLLDHVEIGAGESVCDLHCGPGAVGVASALRTSGAVSMCDVNLLSVAAARRTVEASGASASVTFGRAADALGAERVDVAVVRLAKGRIPTLRLMWDAYHALRPGGRCYLAGANDEGVRTALRQLEQLFGDAAVLGYRGGNRVGMAIRPDAAPERTGDFDVPWLDPGTFHELRVEACGVEIDVRSRPGVFSWDRLDDGTRALLDVLNVQDAGAILDLGCGFGIVGAVAARLAPAARVTLTDVSMDAIESSRRTIAENGLAGRCEVIASDIAAVIPDRSVDLVLTNPPFHTGKATDLLVAAQFVRDAARVLKPGGRLMLVANRTLPYELWLRACFGSYHAAFDGRRFKVLSAVRPG
- a CDS encoding SDR family oxidoreductase translates to MSRIVGSTALITGGASGIGYLMGERLLTEGAARIVIWDIDASALERVTTELTARGCHVDGYCVDVTDSTQVQHALHTMQVRDVHVDLLINNAGIIVGRDFIAHDHDDIDRTMAINALAPMHLTRAILPVMLKRRRGHIVNIASAAGMVANPGMSVYCASKWAVTGWSESLRIELERSKSGVRVTTVMPYYIDTGMFAGVRSRVLPLLKPERAARDIVTAIRKDRILIRLPGLLNVVPLMRGALPARWFDRIAGEWLGVYDTMSSFTGRQK
- a CDS encoding coniferyl aldehyde dehydrogenase, producing MDALAALRDAVRARQDELVRAVSADFGGRAPEETKMLELFPLYDQIRHARRHLKGWMRRRRVRTSWVLWPSRAFYQYQPLGVVGVIGAWNYQLLLTLGPVVDAIGAGNHVMLKPSEITPRSADVIARIVADAFATEYVACVTGGPEVGSGFSQLPFDHLFFTGSTRVGTLVMSAAAAHLTPVTLELGGKSPAIVHESYPFERAVRRIIKGKLLNAGQTCVAPDYVLLPARRKADFETAAQRVVAELYPRLAQNPDYTRIVSPTRYERLQALADDAASKGARVVTLDTEAASKGARVVTLGAEAASIGAGGDPIAARDRVFPPTLVFDTTDEMTVMQQEIFGPILPVVTYSTIADAIAYVNARPRPLALYYFDHDEKRVDAMLAATLSGGVTINDCIYHLGQHNLPFGGVGPSGMGSYHGFDGFQTFSKKRGVMVQSRRAGTSLLRPPYDAGRRRLVNALLKLARRSR
- the glgA gene encoding glycogen synthase, translated to MLTNEYPPHVYGGAGVHVDYLTRELAALDGGRHHVQVLSFGAQRETSPSLSVEGVQPPVELPAQDPRHAKLFATLLQDLVMSGRLADIDIVHCHTWYTHLAGCLAKHLHGVPLILTTHSLEPHRPWKVEQLGTAYHVSSWIERTAYENADGVVAVSQSMLRDVHALYGVALDRVRVIHNGIDLDEYRPTPNLATLRECGIDPDIPFVLFVGRITRQKGIIHLVNAIRHIQPGVQIVLCAGAPDTPEISREMIDAVERARTLSSHSIIWIDEMLSKDKIIHLYTHAEIFVCPSVYEPFGIINLEAMACGTPVVASAVGGIPEVVEHGETGLLVAPEAISATEVEPRHPEQFARDLATAVNALLDDADLRASMARKARARVEQRFSWQSIARQTLEFYEQVCDQHAQARTPAHTRKYTDLFDPPS
- a CDS encoding cytochrome c; translation: MKTWQRRLAMTFGGIAALFLLVLGGVYGMSASAVGGGHTTDPHPFNGAIGNAAEGERLGTLYGCTDCHGPDLGGTVLMDGMPFARVPAPNLTAGAPEGALSDADFEQAVRHGIGRDGRKLFIMPSAEYTYLSDQDVADVLAWVRTLPAVERELPSRSFGPVGRAMAALGKVPFQPDLIAADPQARHLDRPGASDPLALGYYLTRLCTGCHGLDLGGAPALAPDAPPGPDLTPSGNLARWSRDDFQEVFATGRTPDGRVLSDAMPWKVIGQAEPAEMDAIWAYLRSLPARAAPAQ
- a CDS encoding M23 family metallopeptidase, with protein sequence MRKHTWQSLAAILGATALIIGAWQFDLPGRWQGEPAVVIDTPQTPQAPPVIRWLPERVVEGTLFTVIVEGGEPPARSAQGQFAGEPLHFHMREDGTLVALAAAPLDSLGPRQLRVRVTHTDGSRYDDNVVVAIDSGAYRMEQLSVAPQFGRPPSAAIQQRMADEAARARAVSTQSHDTPRMWEPPFVQPRESRITSGFGNGRVFNGQVQSRHTGTDFAGAVGAPVHAPARGIVALVDDFHLGGGVVYIDHGAGLVTAYLHLSEKDVAQGDTVESGQVIGRVGATGRVTGPHLHWIVRYGGHTVDAMSLLELPVPAAR